TAAATACGGCGATTACCGCCATGCATTTTTCCTCTACAGGTCTTTATCTACTCAATTGCTTCTCATCCCCGCAGCATACGGAGAGAAAAATAGACTGGCAGAGCAGCATTGACCCGATGTAAGTTCACATTCGTAATGGCTCGCACTATGCCAGCGATTACCGCCATTCATTCCGTTAAATAGAGGCTGAAATCAGTCCCAGTTAAAATGAGACCAGCGACCCGAATCAGTATATCGGCGTAAAAAATTGTGCTGGTGCCAGGCGCTGATTATACCGACCGACAGCATGAACTGTCAGGCAGCATTTCGCGGCGCACCGAAGTTGTACTTCAAACTTGAGCGCGTATAACAAAGAGCGGTTAACTGAAAAATACCCTGTATTTTGAGGAATACCCAGTTTTTCAATTTACACGACGGCATTGACGCTGCCAGCTTCTCCTTCATCTGCACAATTTTCCCGTTGCGTGATGGGTAGCCAAACTCGAAATGTCGTTCCTTTGCCGCGCTCGCTATGGACTTCTAACCTGCCGTGGTGCTTTTGGATAATGCCATAGGATAACGACAATCCCAATCCGGTTCCTTTTCCGACGGGCTTGGTCGTAAAAAAGGGATCAAAAATTTTGTTGATATGTTCAGGCGGAATACCTTGCCCCGTATCGGCGATTTCCACCCACACCTCGTCTTTTAATTGCCCGCTGCTTATCGTAATGGTGCCGTGCGATTCAATCGCATGCGATGCATTCACCAACAGGTTCATAAAAACCTGATTAATCTGGGAAGACAAGCATTCCACGTCTGGAATAATGCCGTATTCCTTCACGACTTCCGCTTTGTACTTAATCTCATTTTTGACAATGTTCAATGTGCTATCCATACCGTGGTGCAGGTTGGTTGCATGCCAGACTTCTGAGATATCAACATGGGCGAAATCTTTCAGATTTTGCACAATATCCTTTACCCGGGTAATCCCTTCTTTCGACTCACTCATTAAAGATTTCAGGTCTTCTTTGAGAAAAACAATATCAACTTTTTCCTTTTTGGCTTTAATTCTTTCCAGAATATCGGGTGCGGTTATAGCAACTTCAGTTTGCTCATAGACATCAATCAGTTCAAACGTATCCTGAACATATTTCTCAAGTGAACTCAAATTTGAATACACGTAACCTATCGGATTGTTAATTTCATGAGCAACCCCGGCAGCCAGTTGACCTATGGAAGCCAGCTTATCCGATTGCATCAGATGATTTTGTGCCTCTTCCAGTTTTTTGATGAGTAAGAGCTGATCTTCCTTTTCCTTTTGCAGCGCCAATTCTGTTTGTTTGTGCTCAGCCAATTCTGTGCGAAGACCATCATTGGCTTCATTTAATTCCGCAGACATTAATTTGAGCGAGCGTTCAATGATCCGCGCATCGGAATCGAATCGAGTGTAAGCCTCGTCAATTGCAGATAAAAATGCCGCCAACTCAGGAGACTGAATTGCGGACTCCCCAAGAAAACGTTTGATCTGGCGCTCCAGAAGTCG
Above is a window of Gallionella capsiferriformans ES-2 DNA encoding:
- a CDS encoding ATP-binding protein; protein product: MHRLLERQIKRFLGESAIQSPELAAFLSAIDEAYTRFDSDARIIERSLKLMSAELNEANDGLRTELAEHKQTELALQKEKEDQLLLIKKLEEAQNHLMQSDKLASIGQLAAGVAHEINNPIGYVYSNLSSLEKYVQDTFELIDVYEQTEVAITAPDILERIKAKKEKVDIVFLKEDLKSLMSESKEGITRVKDIVQNLKDFAHVDISEVWHATNLHHGMDSTLNIVKNEIKYKAEVVKEYGIIPDVECLSSQINQVFMNLLVNASHAIESHGTITISSGQLKDEVWVEIADTGQGIPPEHINKIFDPFFTTKPVGKGTGLGLSLSYGIIQKHHGRLEVHSERGKGTTFRVWLPITQRENCADEGEAGSVNAVV